DNA sequence from the bacterium genome:
GGCATCAGTTGGAGCGACCACCTGTCGTTCTGGCGCCAGGGCTGGCCCGCCCTTATGATCACCGACACCGCCCCCTACCGCTACCCGTGGTACCACACGGCCCAGGACACCCCGGACAAGGTGGACTACGACTCGCTGGCGTTCGTTACTGACGGCCTGGCAGGAATGCTCAGAAGGCTCCTCCGCAAGCCTGGCCCAGGCCAGGAAGTGCTCGACCGCAGTGAAGCGAGGTCTTAGCCTCGCTTCTGGTAGGTCCCCACCAACTCGGCCGTCCCCAACACGTGGCCCGTCATCGCCTCTTTGAGCTGCTGCTTGGTCATTGCTCCCATGTCCGGGAGGACGATGTCGAGAGCGTGAAGCTTGTGGAAGTAGCGGTGCCGCCCGATCGGTGGGCACGGGCCGCCATACCTCGGCTGCTTCCAATCGTTGAGGCCCTGACGAGCCCCTTCCGGAAGGTCGGCCGAGGCGAGTCCCTCGGGCAGCTCGGAGAAGCTCGCGGGGAGGTTGTAGAGGACCCAATGGACCCAGGTCATCCGCGGAGCCCGCGGGTCAGGGGCATCTGGATCGTCGACGATAAGGGCGAAGGAACGCGTACCTTCAGGCGCACCGCTCCATCTCAAAGGCGGGGAGACGTCCCGGCCCTCGCAGGTGTGGCGCACCGGGATCTCCCCGTCCGCTGTGAAGCTCTCCGCAGCCAAAGTGAATTTCATCATGGACGCTCCTTCCGCTGCGGTCTCCTCAGCAGCCCAGGCAAGAGCGATCAGCAACGACAGCACTGAGTGGGCTACTGGCTTCCGCATGCCTCTACCATGACAGTCCCTGCAGCCCGCGGCAACAGGGACAGGAAAGAGACAGAAAAGGTGCCGGGTGT
Encoded proteins:
- a CDS encoding YbhB/YbcL family Raf kinase inhibitor-like protein; its protein translation is MKFTLAAESFTADGEIPVRHTCEGRDVSPPLRWSGAPEGTRSFALIVDDPDAPDPRAPRMTWVHWVLYNLPASFSELPEGLASADLPEGARQGLNDWKQPRYGGPCPPIGRHRYFHKLHALDIVLPDMGAMTKQQLKEAMTGHVLGTAELVGTYQKRG